One window of Acanthochromis polyacanthus isolate Apoly-LR-REF ecotype Palm Island chromosome 19, KAUST_Apoly_ChrSc, whole genome shotgun sequence genomic DNA carries:
- the LOC110963168 gene encoding ectonucleotide pyrophosphatase/phosphodiesterase family member 7-like, which yields MLLLGLVLGLIASSPCTAAPVQDSLSTGSTRNKLLLISFDGFRWDYDRDVDTPNLDKMAWDGVKALYATPAFLTITSPSHFTMLTGRYIENHGVIHNMWFNTTTQEKKQYYMSQFVDSYWDNGSLPIWITAQRQGLKAGSLHFPGTAATYKGETVMVRQVEPRFYGHSNESEWRLNIDKVIGEWFHQQDLDFVSLYFGEPDLIGHTYGPDSPERKEMVRQVDRTVGYIRDKIQDHGLTDRLNIIMTADHGMTTVLQSGQVEEIILSKIPGFSFQDIQFQLLDYGPLGMLLPKEGMLEKVYQALKGSHPHLHVYKKEDMPERLHYSKHPRLLPIILIADPGYIVNGFFPVHFNKGEHGFDNEEMDMKAFFRAVGPDFQRDLMVGPFDLVDLYPLMCHLLGITPEIHDGHLDKSKDMLGPTTTTGGNNGKNTHMEVMIGLSAVTGFLVLVFMFTISYHMCKGKKA from the exons ATGCTGTTGCTTGGACTCGTACTCGGTCTCATTGCCAGCTCTCCCTGCACTGCTGCTCCGGTGCAAGACTCCCTTTCCACTGGGTCCACCAGGAACAAGCTGCTGCTCATCTCCTTCGATGGCTTCCGCTGGGACTATGACAGAGATGTTGATACCCCTAACCTGGATAAGATGGCCTGGGATGGTGTGAAGGCACTGTATGCCACTCCAGCTTTCCTCACCATTACCAGCCCTTCTCACTTCACAATGCTGACAG gACGCTACATTGAGAACCACGGAGTAATCCACAACATGTGGTTCAACACTACCACTCAGGAGAAGAAGCAGTACTACATGAGCCAGTTTGTTGATTCCTACTGGGACAACGGCAGCTTACCCATCTGGATAACAGCACAGAGACAG GGCCTCAAAGCAGGCTCTCTGCATTTCCCTGGCACAGCAGCCACCTATAAAGGGGAGACTGTCATGGTTAGACAAGTGGAACCTCGTTTCTATGGTCATTCTAATGAGTCAGAATGGAGGTTAAACATCGACAAGGTGATCGGTGAGTGGTTCCACCAGCAAGACCTGGACTTTGTCTCCTTGTACTTTGGAGAACCAGACCTGATTGGGCACACATATGGACCAGATTCCCCAGAACGCAAGGAAATGGTTCGGCAAGTGGATCGGACTGTGGGCTACATCCGGGACAAGATCCAGGACCACGGCCTTACCGATCGGCTCAACATTATTATGACTGCTGACCACGGGATGACTACAGTTCTACAGAGTGGACAAGTGGAAGAGATCATCCTGTCCAAGATCCCTGGCTTCAGCTTCCAGGATATCCAGTTTCAGTTGTTGGATTATGGTCCTCTTGGAATGCTGCTTCCTAAAGAGGGGATGCTGGAGAAGGTTTATCAGGCTCTGAAAGGAAGTCACCCTCACCTTCATGTGTATAAAAAAGAGGACATGCCAGAAAGGCTGCACTACAGTAAACATCCAAGACTCCTACCCATCATCCTCATCGCTGATCCTGGATACATTGTCAATGGG TTTTTCCCTGTGCACTTCAACAAAGGAGAGCATGGATTCGACAATgaagaaatggacatgaaagcctTCTTCAGGGCGGTGGGACCTGACTTTCAGCGTGACCTGATGGTAGGTCCCTTTGATCTTGTTGACTTGTACCCACTGATGTGCCACCTGCTGGGGATAACGCCAGAGATCCATGATGGACACCTGGACaagtccaaagacatgttggGCCCCACAACAACCACAGGAGGAAACAATG